The following nucleotide sequence is from Psychroflexus torquis ATCC 700755.
CGCCAATACTGGAGTTTCTGAAATTACTGGTGATGTTGGATCACACGCAGGAGCGATAGCTGGGTTTGGACTACCTACAGTTTTAAATGGAACTATACAAAACACAAATTCTATTACTGCGCAAGCTTTATTAGATTTAGCAGCAGCCTGCGTTCAACTTCAAAATATACCAGCAACCATAACAGACCACAGTGGAATTTTTGGAAGTCTAGAAGGGGAAACTATTTATCCCGGAGTTTATAGTAATGCTGCTGCAGTATCACTTACTGGAACGCTAACTCTAGATGCTCAGGGAGATCCTGATGCTATGTTTATTTTTAAAATTACAGGAGCGCTTAACTCGGTTGCTGGTGCTACAGTTCTTTTGGCCAATGGTGCCTCCTCTGAAAATGTGTATTGGATTGCCGTTGGTGCACTTGCTTTGGGTGCAAACACAACTATGAAGGGAACCGCAATAGCATATCCTGGAGCTGTTTCATTAGGAGCAGGTGCAAGTATAGATGGAAGCTTATACTCTACAGTTGGCGCGATCGCAATTAATTCAACAGTTGGAACAAAACCAACCTATAATACTCCGTTTGGTTGTGATATAAATGCTTATCTATTTCAGGACAACGATGTATACACTATAGATTTAGCATCAGGAAGTTCTTATGAAATTGCAACGGATATTACTACAGGAGATATAAATGCAACGGGGTACAATCCAGTAGACGGATATATCTGGGGATCTTTAAGTTCACCTGAAAAAACGATAGTGCGTGTTGGTAAAAATTTCAATACAACTAGTTATTATATAGATGAATTACCAAGTAGTGATACAAAGATTGGAGATGTAAGTGCAGATGGTATCTATTATTTAAAAGGAGAAGATACTACCTATTATAAAATAGACCTTAATCCTAGTTCTGCAGATTTCGCTCAACACCAATCGACAGAAAGCTTATCTCAAAACATAAGTATAGATGACTGGGCTTTTAATGCTGTTGATGGAAATTTATACGCAATAGAGAAAATCTCGAATATTTTATACCGCATTGACCCTTCAGATGGAAACGTACAAACTATGGGTGAAGTACCTATCTTATCTGGATCAACCTATACCTATGATGCAGTCTATTTTGATGTAGATGGTCGTTTCTACATCTCAGCAAGTGAAATAGGAACTATATTCGTAGTGCAAGATGTTCAAGATCTAGATGGCTCAAACGCTATAGATTCTAATCTGTTTGCCTTTGGACCTTCAAGTTCAAATAGCGATGGAGCACGTTGTCCAACAGCTCTTGTTGCTCAAGAAATTTGTGATAACGGTATAGATGATGACGGTGATGGTTTAATTGACTGTGAAGACCCTTCCTGCTCTGGGTATGGAAGTTGTCCCATAATAGAATCGAATACCTCTGGAGGTAATGATGGTGGTTTAGAAAGCAACAATCGACTGTCCGATAAGATTAGTCAAAGAAATTATAATCGAGCAAAAATCAATTATAGATTTGATAGAGGTGTTGCTAGACGAGTCTCAAAATCATCAAATTATGCGAAAAGAAGTCCAAATTCAAATTTTCAATTGCAAAACTTCATTCCACTCACAGTGATTGATGAAGATTATGTTATCGATTCCACTCCTATAGATTTATTAGGAATCACTAATGCAGTAGACGTATATTCTGTTGATTAGATTAAAAATGAAGAATCTATAGCGTCTGTTCTAGCTTTAAAAACTGAAAATGGTGTTTATGAACACACAAAATATATTTGTGATCGGTTATTAGGAGCCGAACTAATTTCTGTTTCGACTATAGAAATAAATGGGCATAGTTTTATTAAATCTATCATTAGAAACACAAATAATTCTAGTGAGTTTGTCTTAAGCCTTTCGGCAAAAATTACGAATAACGAAAAAAATTTTTCAATTGAAAGCCACTGGAATATAGATCAATATGAAGAAAACATCACCTTTTATAATTTTCAAATTTGGTCCAATTCAATAGATAATTTATTGTTGTTAGGACAAGAGGTTCTTAACTTATTAGATATTGAAAAACCGATTTCTGAGTATAATAATTCAACACCTCCAACTGTTTTTGTTAGAAAAGGAAAGTATTTTAATGGAAACTTAAAGTTGCAAATTGTGAATACTAATGCAAGTGAGACGATTTCTTTTGCAGCTGGATTAAGACAAACTGAAACAAGTACAGTCGAAAATATGACGTCTTCAATTGATTTAAACAAAGGTAAC
It contains:
- a CDS encoding ice-binding family protein, which produces MKTIILSIAIIAYSFSSIAQDEQPPIDIYLGTAANFILFTGAGAVANTGVSEITGDVGSHAGAIAGFGLPTVLNGTIQNTNSITAQALLDLAAACVQLQNIPATITDHSGIFGSLEGETIYPGVYSNAAAVSLTGTLTLDAQGDPDAMFIFKITGALNSVAGATVLLANGASSENVYWIAVGALALGANTTMKGTAIAYPGAVSLGAGASIDGSLYSTVGAIAINSTVGTKPTYNTPFGCDINAYLFQDNDVYTIDLASGSSYEIATDITTGDINATGYNPVDGYIWGSLSSPEKTIVRVGKNFNTTSYYIDELPSSDTKIGDVSADGIYYLKGEDTTYYKIDLNPSSADFAQHQSTESLSQNISIDDWAFNAVDGNLYAIEKISNILYRIDPSDGNVQTMGEVPILSGSTYTYDAVYFDVDGRFYISASEIGTIFVVQDVQDLDGSNAIDSNLFAFGPSSSNSDGARCPTALVAQEICDNGIDDDGDGLIDCEDPSCSGYGSCPIIESNTSGGNDGGLESNNRLSDKISQRNYNRAKINYRFDRGVARRVSKSSNYAKRSPNSNFQLQNFIPLTVIDEDYVIDSTPIDLLGITNAVDVYSVD